In Actinoplanes derwentensis, the following proteins share a genomic window:
- a CDS encoding SDR family oxidoreductase, giving the protein MELTNAVAVVTGANRGFGRHLAAQLLERGAKVYAAARDPHSVDLPGAIPLALDVTDPESIAKAAATAADATLLINNAGISAGESLIDGDLAGIRRDMETNYFGPLLLTREFAPVLAANGGGAVLNVLSALSWLHPGPFGSYSAAKAAAWALTNASRELLAPSGIAVTGLHVGFMDTDMAADVPADRKADPAVVARLALEAVERGDAEVLGDEVSATVKAGLST; this is encoded by the coding sequence ATGGAACTCACCAACGCAGTCGCCGTGGTCACCGGAGCCAACCGTGGATTCGGCCGCCACCTCGCCGCCCAGCTGCTCGAACGCGGCGCCAAGGTCTACGCCGCCGCCCGCGACCCGCACTCGGTCGACCTGCCCGGCGCGATCCCGCTCGCACTCGACGTCACCGACCCCGAGTCGATCGCCAAAGCCGCGGCGACCGCCGCCGACGCCACCCTGCTGATCAACAACGCCGGCATCTCCGCCGGGGAGTCGTTGATCGACGGCGACCTGGCCGGGATCCGGCGCGACATGGAGACCAACTACTTCGGGCCGCTCCTGCTCACCCGGGAGTTCGCGCCGGTCCTCGCGGCCAACGGCGGGGGAGCGGTGCTCAACGTGCTGTCCGCGCTGTCCTGGCTGCACCCGGGCCCGTTCGGCTCCTACTCGGCGGCCAAGGCAGCGGCCTGGGCGCTCACCAACGCCAGCCGGGAACTGCTCGCACCCAGCGGTATCGCGGTCACCGGTCTGCACGTCGGCTTCATGGACACCGACATGGCCGCCGACGTCCCGGCGGACCGCAAAGCCGACCCGGCGGTGGTCGCGCGACTCGCCCTCGAGGCGGTCGAGCGGGGCGACGCCGAGGTGCTCGGCGACGAGGTGAGCGCCACCGTCAAGGCCGGACTGTCGACATAG
- a CDS encoding GntP family permease — translation MTETITDAGTAQLVLAAVLGIAAVVLLIAWAKWHPFLALITGAAVLGLAAGAAPADTVESFTTGLGTTAGGVGVLIALGSMVGALLAESGGADGIVNRIVNSVSGAALPWAMAGVAALIGLPLFFEVGVVLLVPIVLLVARRTDVGLLRLGIPALAGLSVLHGLVPPHPGPLVAIESLQADLGLTLMLGLACAIPTVIIAGPVFGNFIAKRVPLPVPALAGSSRNEPAAELPSAGRDFVDRDDIADPVAPGESVDAQLGPRRNPGFWAAVLTVLLPVVLMLARGIAEIFLPEGATARDILEVIGEPVVALLAGVFVAMWALGRRAGFNRKETNAVLGGALPPIAGILLIVAAGGGFKQVLVDAGVGNVIAGAAQDANMNALVLGFLIAVGIRVATGSATVATITAAGIVAPLATTLDRPEVSLLALAIGAGSLFFSHVNDAGFWLVKEYFGMTVGQTIKTWSVMETIISVVGFACVMLLSLFL, via the coding sequence ATGACGGAGACCATCACCGATGCCGGCACCGCCCAGCTCGTCCTAGCGGCGGTGCTCGGCATCGCGGCCGTGGTCCTGCTCATCGCGTGGGCCAAATGGCATCCGTTCCTGGCCCTGATCACCGGAGCCGCCGTCCTCGGCCTGGCCGCGGGCGCCGCCCCGGCGGACACCGTCGAATCGTTCACCACCGGCCTCGGCACCACGGCCGGTGGTGTCGGCGTCCTGATCGCACTCGGTTCCATGGTCGGCGCGCTGCTCGCCGAATCCGGCGGCGCCGACGGCATCGTCAACCGGATCGTCAACAGCGTCTCCGGAGCGGCCCTGCCGTGGGCGATGGCCGGGGTGGCCGCCCTGATCGGACTGCCACTGTTCTTCGAGGTCGGCGTCGTCCTGCTGGTGCCGATCGTGCTGCTGGTGGCCCGGCGTACCGACGTCGGTCTGCTGCGCCTCGGCATTCCCGCACTGGCCGGCCTGTCGGTTCTGCACGGCCTGGTCCCGCCGCACCCCGGCCCGCTGGTCGCCATCGAAAGCCTGCAGGCGGACCTCGGTCTCACCCTGATGCTCGGCCTGGCCTGCGCCATCCCGACGGTGATCATCGCCGGCCCGGTCTTCGGCAACTTCATCGCCAAGCGAGTCCCCCTGCCGGTGCCCGCTCTGGCCGGCTCTTCCCGCAACGAACCGGCCGCCGAACTCCCTTCGGCGGGCCGCGACTTCGTCGATCGGGACGACATCGCCGACCCGGTCGCTCCCGGCGAGTCCGTCGACGCTCAGCTCGGCCCGCGCCGCAACCCCGGCTTCTGGGCCGCGGTCCTGACCGTCCTGCTCCCGGTGGTCCTGATGCTCGCCCGCGGCATCGCCGAGATCTTCCTCCCCGAAGGCGCCACCGCCCGCGACATCCTGGAAGTCATCGGCGAGCCGGTGGTGGCCCTGCTGGCCGGCGTCTTCGTGGCGATGTGGGCGCTGGGCCGCCGAGCCGGTTTCAACCGTAAGGAGACCAACGCGGTACTGGGCGGCGCCCTCCCGCCGATCGCCGGCATCCTGCTGATCGTCGCGGCCGGCGGCGGCTTCAAACAGGTCCTGGTAGACGCGGGCGTCGGCAACGTGATCGCCGGCGCCGCTCAGGACGCCAACATGAACGCCCTGGTCCTGGGCTTCCTGATCGCGGTGGGCATCCGGGTGGCCACCGGCTCCGCCACCGTCGCCACCATCACCGCGGCCGGCATCGTGGCCCCGCTCGCCACCACCCTGGACCGCCCCGAGGTCTCCCTGCTGGCCTTGGCGATCGGCGCCGGCTCGCTGTTCTTCTCGCACGTCAACGACGCCGGCTTCTGGCTGGTCAAGGAATACTTCGGGATGACTGTCGGCCAGACCATCAAGACCTGGTCGGTCATGGAGACGATCATCTCGGTGGTCGGATTCGCTTGCGTCATGCTCCTCTCCTTGTTCCTTTGA
- a CDS encoding alpha/beta hydrolase encodes MRRTAALLAVPLMLLALPQPATAQTPRPAPTIAWGPCDPADEAPERVVCAEIDVPVDWSKTNGSTVTIALAKLPATDQARSLGPLLINPGGPGGSGVNFAYGAADAFSTAITDRFDIIGFDPRGQARSNVINCDLDAIIAQSALLYPKSGAEFSALREANRALVQTCSALSGPLVKFADTASVARDMDAIRAGLGVPKISYYGVSYGTMIGQQYAELFPGRIRAMTLDSNMDHAQNIASYQKWETLAMEDSFLQFTAWCDRTAACALHDEGALAYYDALYARAEDGDLVVDGWQVKPEELLNLIFGYLYDPAGWFFLAEDLLWVGGDTDSARSKRGEPVPNGYLPVMCSDFRFELGSYAQLRALEKAQNRLAPHTRLNPLAWTDLTGCQNWPYRVTNPPHKLKASPKLPPILLSNSRYDVATPYQWGQSLASQLPSATFLTYDGVGHGTYWLSPCAQAAIDTYLVERRTPAKGSHCPAVFPTSPSSLTAKSGTQYPLTPGLRGVTEG; translated from the coding sequence GTGCGACGCACCGCAGCACTTCTCGCCGTACCGCTGATGCTCCTCGCCCTGCCGCAACCCGCCACCGCGCAGACGCCCCGGCCGGCGCCGACGATCGCGTGGGGTCCGTGTGATCCCGCCGACGAGGCCCCGGAACGGGTCGTCTGCGCCGAGATCGACGTGCCGGTCGACTGGTCGAAAACGAACGGCTCGACCGTCACCATCGCCCTGGCCAAACTGCCCGCCACCGACCAGGCCCGCAGCCTCGGCCCGCTGCTGATCAACCCGGGCGGGCCCGGTGGATCCGGGGTGAACTTCGCCTACGGAGCCGCCGACGCCTTCTCGACCGCGATCACCGACCGTTTCGACATCATCGGCTTCGACCCTCGTGGCCAGGCCCGCAGCAACGTGATCAACTGTGATCTCGACGCGATCATCGCGCAGTCGGCTCTGCTCTACCCGAAGAGCGGAGCCGAGTTCAGCGCCCTGCGCGAGGCCAACCGGGCCCTGGTGCAGACGTGCAGCGCCCTGTCCGGTCCGCTGGTGAAGTTCGCCGACACCGCGAGCGTGGCCCGCGACATGGACGCCATCCGGGCCGGTCTCGGCGTGCCGAAGATCAGCTACTACGGCGTCTCGTACGGCACCATGATCGGCCAGCAGTACGCCGAGCTGTTCCCCGGCCGGATCCGCGCGATGACCCTCGACTCGAACATGGATCACGCGCAGAACATCGCGAGCTACCAGAAGTGGGAGACACTCGCGATGGAGGACTCGTTCCTCCAGTTCACCGCCTGGTGTGATCGCACCGCCGCCTGCGCGCTGCACGACGAGGGGGCGCTGGCCTACTACGACGCGCTGTACGCGCGGGCCGAAGACGGTGACCTCGTGGTGGACGGCTGGCAGGTCAAGCCCGAGGAACTACTCAACCTGATCTTCGGCTACCTCTACGACCCGGCCGGCTGGTTCTTCCTGGCCGAGGACCTGCTCTGGGTGGGCGGCGACACCGACTCCGCCCGTAGTAAGCGGGGCGAGCCCGTCCCTAACGGCTACCTGCCGGTGATGTGCTCGGACTTCCGCTTCGAACTGGGCTCCTACGCCCAGTTGCGCGCCCTGGAGAAGGCCCAGAACAGGCTCGCGCCGCACACCAGACTCAACCCGCTCGCGTGGACCGACCTGACCGGCTGTCAGAACTGGCCGTACCGCGTCACCAACCCGCCGCACAAGCTCAAGGCGTCGCCGAAACTGCCGCCGATCCTGCTGTCCAACAGCCGCTACGACGTCGCCACCCCCTACCAGTGGGGTCAGAGCCTGGCGAGTCAGTTGCCCAGCGCCACCTTCCTCACCTACGACGGCGTCGGCCACGGCACCTACTGGCTCAGCCCGTGCGCCCAGGCCGCGATCGACACCTACCTGGTCGAACGGCGCACTCCCGCCAAAGGCAGCCACTGCCCGGCGGTCTTCCCGACGTCACCGTCATCGCTCACCGCCAAGTCAGGCACCCAGTACCCGCTCACCCCGGGATTGAGAGGTGTCACCGAGGGGTAA
- a CDS encoding glycosyltransferase family 39 protein: MADVIASTTDQVEEDTPAKPLTRLRGAAVAAAPAIGLYLLIRMISLQVMYVLAAHAHVLAPDRDVFPDGSIGNQWRKFTSFTDALLSWDARWYTKLATSGLGGPIGAVDEDGVPYELRLAFFPLYPMLARPLAQLPFVSPVAALLFISFVSAIAAAWGLYAIGRHVHSHRVGVLLAAIWAVAPAAMTQNGAFTESLFTALAAWALYAVLKERWLIAGLLAGVSGLSRPTAAALIGTVGLAALVAAFSRRGGWRPYAAMVLAPSGLLAYLAFASSRLGGVDEYFGIHEQTFGAWWDYGENHWNMITDILIGVDDDNAAKPIRVLSFLFMAAFVVMFVLLLNRAPWPLVVFAGVTLVLSIGGHAHMSMAGRHLLPAFPILLVPALALARFKNRDIGVVLAALALLSGWYAGWLPFISGQAI, from the coding sequence ATGGCCGACGTCATCGCCAGCACCACCGATCAGGTGGAGGAGGACACTCCGGCGAAGCCGTTGACCCGGCTGCGCGGCGCTGCCGTCGCGGCGGCCCCGGCGATCGGGCTGTACCTGCTGATCCGCATGATCAGCCTGCAGGTCATGTACGTCCTCGCCGCCCACGCCCACGTGCTGGCACCGGACCGGGACGTCTTCCCGGACGGGTCGATCGGCAACCAGTGGCGCAAGTTCACCTCGTTCACCGACGCGCTGCTGTCCTGGGACGCCCGGTGGTACACGAAGCTGGCCACCAGCGGGCTGGGCGGCCCGATCGGCGCCGTCGACGAGGACGGGGTGCCGTACGAGCTGCGCCTGGCCTTCTTCCCGCTCTATCCGATGCTGGCCCGGCCGCTCGCGCAGTTGCCGTTCGTCTCGCCGGTCGCCGCGCTGCTGTTCATCTCGTTCGTGTCCGCGATCGCCGCCGCCTGGGGCCTGTACGCCATCGGCCGCCACGTGCACAGCCACCGCGTCGGTGTCCTGCTCGCCGCGATCTGGGCGGTCGCCCCCGCCGCCATGACCCAGAACGGCGCGTTCACCGAATCCCTGTTCACCGCGCTGGCGGCATGGGCGCTCTACGCCGTCCTCAAGGAGCGCTGGCTGATCGCCGGACTGCTGGCCGGCGTGAGCGGACTCAGCCGCCCGACCGCCGCCGCCCTGATCGGGACCGTCGGCTTGGCGGCTCTGGTGGCGGCGTTCTCCCGGCGCGGCGGCTGGCGCCCGTACGCCGCAATGGTCCTGGCTCCTTCGGGTCTTCTCGCCTATCTGGCGTTCGCCTCGTCCCGGCTGGGCGGCGTCGACGAGTATTTCGGTATCCACGAGCAGACGTTCGGTGCCTGGTGGGACTACGGCGAGAACCACTGGAACATGATCACCGACATCCTGATCGGTGTCGACGACGACAACGCCGCCAAGCCGATCCGGGTCCTGTCGTTCCTGTTCATGGCCGCGTTCGTGGTGATGTTCGTGCTGCTGCTGAACCGGGCGCCCTGGCCCCTGGTCGTCTTCGCCGGCGTCACCCTGGTCCTGTCGATCGGCGGCCACGCCCACATGTCGATGGCCGGCCGTCACCTGCTTCCGGCGTTCCCGATCCTCCTGGTCCCCGCGTTGGCCCTGGCCCGCTTCAAGAATCGCGACATCGGCGTGGTCCTGGCCGCCCTGGCCCTGCTCTCCGGTTGGTATGCGGGCTGGCTACCGTTCATCTCGGGTCAGGCGATCTGA
- a CDS encoding DUF418 domain-containing protein yields the protein MTELLRARIVALDVLRGFALCGILFANVKPISHRGGVLGGDQAPATAAGTVLHLLVDNRFFPIFALLFGVGFALLSRSAGSTPVLMRRLLTLLVFGLVHLLLLWRGDVLTAYAIVGLVVLLPSGRLPRNVVAIAAGVLIVASVTLFGGYYSLFPGLFLLGSALVRYEIVDRLATGQLTRTAAVVGLIFAVAAVPFIVMQLGPGSEFIVYPVAGLLTAGAYVCGMVALLGTRAAGVLTMVFRPLGRMTLTNYLTATMLVLVISGVAGDSEYWGAGTVVLVATSVLVTQWIWSVWWLRRFRQGPAEWLWRWATRWQRPALRRTMVR from the coding sequence ATGACTGAGTTGTTGAGGGCGCGCATCGTCGCGCTTGATGTTCTGCGGGGGTTCGCTCTGTGCGGGATCCTGTTCGCGAACGTCAAACCGATCTCGCATCGGGGTGGTGTGCTCGGTGGGGATCAGGCGCCGGCCACGGCTGCCGGAACCGTGTTGCACCTGCTTGTCGACAATCGGTTCTTTCCGATCTTCGCGTTGCTGTTCGGGGTCGGGTTCGCGCTGCTCAGCCGGTCGGCCGGGTCGACGCCGGTGCTGATGCGGCGGCTGCTGACGTTGCTGGTCTTCGGGCTGGTGCACCTGTTGTTGTTGTGGCGTGGTGACGTGCTCACCGCGTACGCGATCGTTGGTCTGGTGGTGTTGTTGCCCTCGGGGCGGCTGCCACGCAACGTCGTCGCGATCGCGGCAGGAGTGCTGATCGTGGCGTCGGTGACGTTGTTCGGTGGCTACTACTCGCTGTTTCCGGGGCTGTTCCTGCTCGGGTCGGCGCTCGTCCGGTACGAGATCGTGGACCGGCTGGCGACGGGACAGCTCACTCGTACCGCCGCGGTCGTGGGGTTGATCTTCGCGGTTGCCGCTGTGCCGTTCATCGTGATGCAACTCGGGCCCGGCTCGGAGTTCATCGTCTATCCGGTCGCGGGGCTGCTCACCGCGGGCGCCTACGTGTGCGGGATGGTCGCGCTGCTCGGAACCCGGGCCGCCGGGGTGCTGACCATGGTGTTCCGGCCGCTCGGGCGGATGACGCTGACCAACTATCTGACCGCCACCATGCTGGTGCTGGTGATCTCCGGTGTCGCTGGGGACTCCGAGTACTGGGGTGCCGGAACCGTGGTCCTGGTCGCCACATCGGTCCTGGTCACGCAGTGGATCTGGTCGGTGTGGTGGCTGCGGAGGTTCCGGCAGGGACCGGCCGAATGGCTGTGGCGATGGGCGACCCGCTGGCAACGCCCGGCCCTGCGCCGGACGATGGTGCGATGA
- a CDS encoding VOC family protein yields the protein MSDQTTMPNETIVPLLPCADPERTLAFWRAMGFAVTWEQRRPYLYLAFEWSGFALHYGPAPEGLDPAREDSGGCLVLVDAVAPYHARFTAAMREAHGKVLAKGLPRITRHRPGATRFTVMDPSGNSIIFIRRGEPDPEYGGSKKLTGLAEVIDNARVLREFKLDDRAAFRALNSGLRRHAAGATAVELATALAALIELSVVMDEPERKPEGGARLREIELGAAERDQVTAFVADSSLITPWFSALRDAGSPAAG from the coding sequence ATGAGCGATCAGACGACCATGCCCAACGAGACGATCGTGCCGCTCCTACCCTGCGCCGACCCGGAACGGACACTGGCCTTCTGGCGTGCGATGGGCTTCGCCGTGACCTGGGAACAGCGTCGCCCCTACCTGTACCTGGCCTTCGAATGGAGTGGCTTCGCCCTGCATTACGGCCCCGCCCCGGAGGGCCTCGACCCGGCCCGCGAAGACAGCGGCGGCTGTCTGGTGCTGGTCGACGCGGTCGCCCCGTACCACGCACGGTTCACCGCCGCGATGCGCGAAGCCCACGGCAAGGTGCTCGCCAAGGGTCTGCCCCGGATCACCCGGCACCGGCCCGGGGCGACCCGGTTCACCGTGATGGACCCGTCCGGAAACTCGATCATCTTCATCCGGCGCGGCGAGCCCGACCCCGAATACGGCGGATCGAAGAAGCTCACCGGCCTGGCCGAGGTCATCGACAACGCCCGGGTGCTGCGCGAGTTCAAACTCGACGACCGGGCCGCGTTCCGGGCACTGAACTCGGGTCTGCGCCGGCACGCTGCCGGGGCCACCGCTGTCGAGCTGGCGACCGCTCTGGCCGCACTGATCGAGCTGTCGGTCGTGATGGACGAGCCGGAACGGAAGCCGGAGGGGGGTGCGCGACTGCGCGAGATCGAACTCGGCGCCGCCGAACGTGACCAGGTCACGGCGTTCGTCGCCGACTCGTCCCTGATCACACCGTGGTTCTCTGCACTGCGAGACGCCGGATCACCGGCAGCGGGATGA
- a CDS encoding TetR family transcriptional regulator yields the protein MGRVSQAQAAQNRDRIVAIAARLFRERGIGAVSVADVMAEAGLTHGGFYRHFASKDALVAEAVTLAFTRSAGVILDDYLSAAHRDDPGGGCPTAGFGGDVAKELGGDATRAAYAQGVEGFARALGTGGDPDLVALSTMVGALILSRATAGTDLSDRILAAARTALEPAPLEPAVSPVAGSAAGPAGAA from the coding sequence ATGGGACGGGTGTCGCAGGCGCAGGCCGCACAGAACAGGGACCGGATCGTCGCCATCGCGGCCCGGCTCTTCCGCGAGCGGGGCATCGGCGCGGTCAGCGTCGCCGACGTGATGGCCGAGGCCGGGCTCACCCACGGCGGGTTCTACCGGCACTTCGCCTCGAAGGACGCGCTGGTCGCCGAGGCGGTGACACTGGCCTTCACCCGATCGGCCGGGGTGATCCTCGACGACTACCTGTCGGCGGCGCACCGCGACGACCCCGGTGGCGGCTGCCCGACCGCAGGATTCGGCGGCGACGTGGCGAAGGAACTGGGTGGAGACGCGACGCGGGCGGCGTACGCGCAAGGGGTCGAAGGTTTCGCCCGCGCGCTCGGCACCGGCGGCGACCCGGACCTGGTCGCCCTCAGCACCATGGTCGGCGCCCTGATCCTGTCCCGGGCGACCGCCGGGACCGACCTGTCCGACCGGATTCTGGCCGCGGCCCGCACCGCCCTGGAACCGGCGCCCCTGGAACCGGCGGTCAGTCCGGTGGCCGGCTCAGCGGCAGGCCCTGCTGGAGCAGCGTGA
- a CDS encoding acyl-CoA-like ligand-binding transcription factor — MSAPPTSLRERKKAKTRAAIRENAMRLFEEQGFTATTVEQIAEAAEVSPSTFFRYFPAKEDVILVDDVDSVLIQGIRTQPADVPPIEAILRALRTVFAEMEPQTWEFERRRQALLFSVPELRARMLHQMTDAIDLVADVLAERAGLPADDFSARVTAGAAVGAMLSVLPARRGPVEVVNPADIQRIEQALTLLQQGLPLSRPPD; from the coding sequence ATGAGCGCACCCCCGACCAGCCTGCGCGAACGGAAGAAGGCGAAGACCCGGGCCGCCATCCGCGAGAACGCGATGCGCCTGTTCGAGGAGCAGGGGTTCACCGCGACCACCGTGGAGCAGATCGCGGAGGCGGCCGAGGTCTCGCCGAGCACGTTCTTCCGCTACTTCCCGGCCAAGGAGGACGTGATCCTGGTCGACGACGTGGACTCGGTGCTGATTCAGGGCATCCGCACGCAGCCCGCCGACGTGCCGCCGATCGAGGCGATCCTGCGGGCGCTGCGCACGGTGTTCGCCGAGATGGAGCCGCAGACGTGGGAGTTCGAGCGGCGCCGGCAGGCGCTGCTGTTCAGTGTCCCGGAACTGCGAGCCCGGATGCTGCACCAGATGACCGATGCCATCGACCTGGTCGCCGACGTGCTCGCCGAGCGGGCCGGGCTGCCGGCCGACGACTTCTCGGCCCGGGTGACGGCGGGGGCGGCGGTCGGCGCGATGCTGTCCGTGCTGCCGGCCCGCCGAGGGCCGGTCGAGGTCGTCAACCCCGCCGACATCCAGCGCATCGAGCAGGCGCTCACGCTGCTCCAGCAGGGCCTGCCGCTGAGCCGGCCACCGGACTGA
- a CDS encoding magnesium transporter MgtE N-terminal domain-containing protein: MVATKFVPGDRPDPRSIRTVEDLAHRLAQLRRTAPREHLEQDQPTIRQLSDATGLPRSTLSDAECGRSLPSVKVVCRIASACGIPDDELVMWVEARDRAAQHARFTRRGSGYPDAVELARLVPDDEVRRPALAAVAYLRSQSVPVDGELDVVLDALPITVCAGHLSRMDPDAAAECLNLLPLEKGVECLRRLNPEVSAGLLRREAPAIAAEHLQMLPPPDSRRLLHRLPLIEAGRLLQAMPRVAATKLMESMPPGWIRDLITGRDVASSLAADLIFTIGYRQSLVLLTSLPQPRLVGILAAMDHESAAGVLGHLHPVRVRKILAIFQDGRVRQILLHLAETDAAAALAGMPGKRAAGLVAELPPDRAADILHHVPTDRRAQIVTAVPGDRQHRLRFAMSLLANRGAWLPTPSPK, translated from the coding sequence ATGGTCGCCACGAAATTCGTCCCGGGAGATCGCCCGGATCCCCGCTCGATCCGCACTGTCGAGGACCTCGCACACCGGCTGGCACAGTTGCGGCGTACCGCCCCCAGGGAGCACCTGGAGCAGGACCAGCCGACGATCCGCCAATTGTCCGACGCCACGGGACTTCCACGGAGCACGCTCAGTGACGCCGAATGCGGGAGATCATTGCCGAGCGTGAAAGTCGTCTGCCGGATCGCCTCCGCATGCGGGATCCCTGACGACGAGCTGGTGATGTGGGTCGAGGCCCGGGACCGGGCCGCTCAGCACGCCCGTTTCACACGCCGGGGATCGGGATATCCGGACGCGGTCGAACTCGCACGACTGGTACCCGACGACGAGGTACGCCGCCCGGCCCTCGCCGCCGTCGCGTACCTCCGGTCCCAGTCCGTTCCGGTCGACGGCGAACTCGACGTGGTGCTGGACGCGCTACCCATCACCGTGTGCGCCGGCCACCTGTCCCGGATGGATCCCGACGCCGCGGCCGAGTGCCTGAACCTGCTTCCGCTGGAGAAGGGCGTGGAGTGTCTGCGCCGGCTGAACCCCGAGGTCTCGGCCGGTCTCCTGCGACGGGAGGCGCCCGCGATCGCGGCGGAACACCTCCAGATGCTGCCACCGCCGGATTCTCGTCGTCTTCTCCACCGCCTGCCGCTGATCGAAGCCGGCCGGCTGCTCCAGGCGATGCCCCGAGTCGCGGCGACGAAGCTGATGGAGTCGATGCCCCCCGGCTGGATCCGAGACCTGATCACCGGCCGGGACGTGGCATCGTCGCTCGCCGCCGATCTCATCTTCACCATCGGATACCGGCAGAGCCTCGTCCTGCTCACCAGCCTGCCCCAGCCCCGCCTCGTCGGAATCCTCGCCGCCATGGATCACGAGTCCGCCGCCGGCGTGCTCGGCCATCTGCATCCGGTCCGGGTACGCAAGATTCTCGCCATCTTCCAGGACGGCCGCGTCCGCCAGATCCTCCTCCACCTCGCGGAGACCGATGCCGCCGCCGCGCTGGCCGGTATGCCGGGCAAGAGAGCCGCCGGCCTCGTCGCGGAACTCCCCCCGGACCGGGCCGCCGACATCCTGCACCACGTACCCACCGACCGCCGCGCACAGATCGTCACCGCCGTACCCGGCGATCGCCAGCACCGCCTCCGATTCGCGATGAGCCTGCTGGCCAACCGCGGCGCATGGCTTCCCACCCCCTCGCCGAAGTAG
- a CDS encoding SDR family NAD(P)-dependent oxidoreductase, producing the protein MTASYVVTGAAQGVGRAVAERLAEDGPVIVLDVAGRLDWKHDRVTLVSGDAADPGTARRAAELAESAGPLAGWVNNAAIFRDAGLAGSPAAEILELITANLAMAVTGCHTAVNHFLAHRRPGAIVNVSSHQAQRPVRGALPYATAKAAIEGLTRAVAVDHGPDGIRVNAVALGSIVTGRYDEYRAAHPGADADMAALHPLGRPGTAREVADAVAFLLAPGFVSGAIIPVDGGRSVNGPDPEARP; encoded by the coding sequence ATGACTGCGTCATATGTGGTGACCGGGGCCGCTCAAGGTGTCGGGCGGGCTGTGGCCGAACGGCTCGCCGAGGACGGGCCGGTGATCGTTCTCGACGTCGCCGGTCGACTGGACTGGAAACATGACCGGGTCACGCTGGTCAGCGGGGACGCCGCCGATCCGGGGACCGCGCGGCGGGCCGCTGAACTCGCCGAGAGCGCCGGGCCGCTGGCCGGATGGGTCAACAACGCGGCGATCTTCCGGGACGCGGGGCTGGCCGGCAGCCCGGCGGCGGAGATCCTGGAACTGATCACCGCGAACCTGGCGATGGCGGTGACCGGATGCCACACGGCCGTGAACCATTTCCTGGCCCACCGGCGGCCCGGTGCGATCGTCAACGTCTCGTCGCATCAGGCGCAGCGGCCGGTGCGCGGTGCACTGCCTTACGCCACCGCGAAAGCCGCCATCGAAGGCCTGACCAGGGCGGTCGCCGTCGACCACGGGCCGGACGGGATCCGGGTCAACGCGGTCGCGCTCGGTTCGATCGTGACCGGGCGCTACGACGAGTACCGGGCCGCACACCCCGGCGCCGACGCAGACATGGCAGCGCTGCACCCGCTGGGGCGCCCCGGCACCGCTCGTGAGGTGGCCGACGCGGTTGCGTTCCTGCTCGCGCCGGGCTTCGTCAGCGGCGCGATCATCCCGGTCGACGGCGGCCGGTCGGTCAACGGCCCCGACCCGGAGGCCCGCCCGTGA
- a CDS encoding DoxX family protein: MPAAVGGVALANIGSGTAKIRRAEPSVSGMIGVGVPESWFVPLALLNFAGAAGLLIGIGWRPLGIAAAVGLVLYFAGALIAHLRVKDFKGMAPPAVFFVVSAAALVLGIVSA; the protein is encoded by the coding sequence GTGCCGGCGGCGGTCGGCGGGGTCGCGCTGGCGAACATCGGCAGCGGCACCGCGAAGATCCGCCGTGCCGAGCCGTCCGTCTCCGGGATGATCGGCGTCGGCGTGCCGGAGTCATGGTTCGTGCCGCTGGCGTTGCTGAACTTCGCCGGTGCCGCCGGTCTCCTGATCGGGATCGGATGGCGGCCGCTCGGTATCGCCGCTGCGGTCGGTCTCGTCCTCTACTTCGCCGGTGCGCTGATCGCCCACCTGCGGGTCAAGGACTTCAAGGGCATGGCGCCGCCGGCGGTGTTCTTCGTCGTCTCGGCGGCGGCTCTCGTGCTCGGCATCGTGTCGGCCTGA